GACCCAGCTATATCCGTAGAAATAGCCGAACGCCGGCACGCCGATCATGGCGACAGCCGTGACAATACCAAAGAGCGCCGTCGTCAAATAGTTCGGAACGGCTGGGTGTGTGGCTGATGTTGGGGGAGTGGGCATGAGGAAGTCTCCTTGTGGGAGCGAGGGAGAAGGAGGAGCGCAATGACGCGCTCCTCCTTGCATCGACTGAACTAGAACCGGCCGCGCTTCTCGCCGCCGCCGCCGCCGAAACGACCGCCGCCGCCGCCACCGCCGCCCGTGCGCGGTTCTTGGGGCTTAGCTTCGTTGACCGTCAACGGGCGTCCATCCATCTGTGAGCCGTTCAATGCAGTAATAGCTGCCTTGGCTTCTTCTGGTGTCGACATCTCGACGAAGCCGAAGCCCCGTGATTGTCCCGTAAACTTGTCCGCGATCACGCGCGCAGATTCGACTGTGCCGTGCGCGGCGAACAAGGTGGTGAGCTGTGATTCAGTTGCCGCATACGGCAACCCGCCGACATAAAGTTTTGAACCCATGGGGGTTCCTCCTTCCGGAAAGTGACATTGTCTGGGACGCGAGAACAACTTCCCGAGGGGAAGGAGAGGGCCGAAGACGCTATTCAGTGAGGCGGCTTAGGTCAGGCTTCCGATCAGAATCTCGGTGAGAACAACATCGGTGATGGGCCGTTCGATCATTATATTCCACGCGAGGCCCGCCGCGTCGAATATTGAGAGACTAACACACCTCAATTGAAATAGCCACTTGTCTTGTGAAGGGTCTAGAAATGCTCAGCCGGTGAACGAAACTGCGGGGTCTTGCGGGCCGGCGACCATGCCGGCCAAGTCAGGGTCTTCCTGACCGTCCAAAGAAGCTGAAACGGGTTTCTCAGCCTTGCGTTGAGCCCGGCGCGCATCTTTGTTCTGTTGCCGCTCGTGTCTGGTCTGTTCACGATGGCGTTTTTTGATAGTCGTGCTCATGCTTTCCTCACTGGCGGATTGGTTTCACGCGCTGCGCACGAATTATCAATGGCTTTC
The sequence above is drawn from the Nitrospira sp. genome and encodes:
- a CDS encoding RNA-binding protein, which codes for MGSKLYVGGLPYAATESQLTTLFAAHGTVESARVIADKFTGQSRGFGFVEMSTPEEAKAAITALNGSQMDGRPLTVNEAKPQEPRTGGGGGGGGRFGGGGGEKRGRF